The following are encoded in a window of Gramella sp. MT6 genomic DNA:
- a CDS encoding PAS domain S-box protein, with the protein MKPDSSLNLSEAIITYSYTNGILSFSKPKVNFLSKFLNEELETGKQFSNLFEYNHHLEIENCLESCKKGSFQSLTLEIKSKKLNLYFSPILEEKGIIERVSIVISKKENYIKSICEDKKDKSILSEDDYHEQVYSNLFFNNPDAVFSFDLEGNFVNANNSSVKLAETNIEQILKMHFLPFIPEDDHSKALYHFEKAREGFNQNYQTTFKSLNGTFKYLEINLFPIHDKNQIIGVYGIAKDITSQKLEEKRVLEDRRMLRAIIDNIPDYIFVKDREHKSLLANRKFYEQILGKTSDESSLGYTPMDYFDEKKGEYIIADNEWVMNSGQAVINRPDTVFNINGKEEKVLLTKVPLKNQKEEIIGLVGIARDITETYLHNKKQELIFKVIKAFGDKPTLQEAMVKVLEIFCKDLGYDYAEAFKVSINNEKLVRTAYWPLEKDLSESITTYVKGERLPGKVWESGRVKILRQDDKSGLLKDMLLRNGDVIKSAVGFPIIFQEKLISIFCLGSIEDKKKIETDFLEDITLQIASAIERKRTQEQLNDFFSFSPNLIAVIGMDGFVKKINPSFEEKFGYPECEILSKPFTDFIHPEDLSKTFEAIEKVSIESPEFVIRCRRKDGEYLWISWRFSQFFEKENIVFIYGTDITPLKKVHRELSENIAERDLIQAKLEESERKYRSLFDASPLPMWVLDRVNLKFLKVNNAAIDLYGYTAEEFSEMTVKDLWVPGQDNIINPIISENKNEFFQVKLSHHKKNGDLIYVNVNSNPVMFDGIEARVSLVKNVTDRIKAEEKLLQSEQRFKALVQDGSDLISIVDANFNYLYNSPAAISVFGRETDQLKSNNFRDYIHKEDIELLEDHLAKLQTTKRVQLPSYRVKGADNNWRWMETIMTDLTDEPAIGGIVMNSRDITEFVEQEKELLESLTRYNIVAKATSDIITDYDIERYEIRVSEATFKFFGYKKLNGIYSGEWWNEKIHPDDQAEVKAAAKKMKEEGLKNLTIEYRFQCADGSYKYILDRSYLMMDENGEPIRIIGSMQDITERKHHLIAIENHNKRLKEIAWTQSHTVRAPLAKVMGLVDLLLNYKNDLENIDEILENILISANELDSIIRRIATQTE; encoded by the coding sequence TTGAAACCTGATTCTTCCCTAAATCTTTCGGAAGCCATTATAACTTATAGTTATACCAATGGGATACTTTCTTTCAGTAAACCTAAGGTTAATTTTTTATCTAAGTTTCTTAATGAAGAATTAGAAACAGGAAAACAGTTCTCAAATCTTTTTGAATATAATCATCATCTTGAAATTGAAAATTGTCTCGAATCATGCAAAAAAGGTAGTTTTCAGTCTCTAACCCTTGAAATTAAATCTAAAAAGCTAAACCTTTATTTTTCTCCCATTCTTGAGGAGAAGGGTATTATAGAAAGGGTTTCGATAGTAATTTCTAAAAAGGAAAATTATATTAAATCTATCTGTGAAGACAAAAAAGATAAGAGCATATTGTCTGAAGATGATTATCATGAACAGGTTTATTCTAACTTGTTTTTTAATAACCCTGACGCAGTTTTCTCCTTTGACTTGGAAGGTAATTTTGTAAATGCCAATAATAGTTCGGTAAAACTGGCAGAAACCAACATAGAGCAGATCTTAAAAATGCATTTTCTTCCTTTTATTCCAGAGGATGACCATTCAAAAGCTCTATATCATTTTGAGAAAGCCCGGGAAGGCTTCAATCAGAATTATCAAACAACATTCAAAAGTTTAAATGGCACCTTTAAATATCTAGAAATTAACCTTTTTCCAATCCATGATAAAAACCAAATTATTGGTGTTTATGGTATTGCTAAGGATATAACTTCTCAAAAGCTTGAAGAGAAGAGAGTTCTGGAAGATCGACGAATGTTGCGTGCGATCATTGATAATATTCCCGATTATATATTCGTAAAAGACCGTGAGCATAAGAGCCTTCTTGCCAATAGAAAATTTTACGAACAAATTCTAGGTAAAACCAGTGACGAAAGTAGTCTTGGATACACGCCTATGGACTATTTTGATGAAAAAAAAGGAGAATATATAATTGCTGATAATGAATGGGTAATGAACTCGGGTCAGGCTGTGATTAACCGGCCAGATACGGTATTCAATATAAATGGGAAAGAGGAAAAGGTACTCCTAACAAAAGTGCCTTTAAAGAATCAAAAAGAAGAAATTATTGGGCTGGTAGGAATAGCCCGGGATATAACAGAAACCTATCTTCATAATAAAAAGCAGGAACTTATTTTTAAAGTTATCAAAGCTTTTGGTGATAAACCTACGCTTCAGGAAGCGATGGTGAAAGTGTTAGAGATCTTTTGTAAGGATTTGGGATACGATTACGCTGAAGCCTTTAAAGTAAGTATTAACAATGAGAAATTGGTTAGAACAGCTTACTGGCCATTAGAAAAAGATCTTTCAGAGAGCATTACAACCTATGTAAAAGGCGAAAGATTACCTGGGAAAGTCTGGGAATCCGGCAGGGTAAAAATTTTAAGACAGGATGATAAAAGCGGACTTTTAAAAGATATGCTTTTGAGGAATGGAGATGTTATTAAGTCTGCGGTTGGCTTTCCAATAATCTTTCAGGAAAAATTAATTTCAATATTTTGTCTAGGTTCTATTGAGGATAAGAAAAAAATTGAAACCGATTTCCTTGAGGATATAACCTTACAAATCGCCTCTGCGATAGAAAGAAAGCGAACCCAGGAGCAGCTTAATGACTTTTTTAGTTTTTCTCCTAACCTGATCGCGGTGATAGGTATGGATGGATTTGTAAAAAAGATCAATCCTTCTTTTGAGGAAAAATTCGGATATCCGGAATGTGAAATATTATCAAAACCATTCACAGATTTTATTCATCCGGAGGATCTTTCTAAAACATTTGAAGCCATTGAAAAGGTTTCTATTGAAAGTCCAGAGTTTGTGATTAGGTGCCGAAGGAAAGACGGAGAATACCTTTGGATCTCATGGCGGTTTTCGCAATTTTTTGAAAAGGAGAATATAGTTTTTATATACGGAACAGATATTACTCCCTTAAAAAAGGTTCACCGGGAATTATCAGAAAATATTGCTGAAAGGGATCTTATTCAGGCGAAATTGGAGGAATCGGAAAGAAAGTATAGAAGTCTTTTTGATGCCAGTCCATTACCAATGTGGGTTTTAGATAGAGTTAACTTGAAATTTTTAAAGGTAAATAATGCCGCAATAGATCTTTATGGTTATACCGCTGAAGAATTTTCAGAAATGACCGTTAAAGACCTTTGGGTGCCCGGCCAGGATAATATTATAAATCCCATAATTTCTGAAAATAAGAATGAATTTTTCCAGGTTAAACTGAGCCACCATAAAAAGAATGGTGACCTGATTTATGTAAATGTAAATAGTAACCCGGTAATGTTCGATGGTATTGAAGCTAGGGTTTCATTAGTAAAAAATGTTACAGACAGGATCAAAGCAGAGGAAAAATTATTGCAGAGTGAACAGCGATTTAAGGCACTTGTTCAGGATGGTTCTGATCTTATTTCTATAGTGGATGCTAACTTCAATTATTTATATAATAGTCCTGCAGCTATTTCGGTATTTGGACGTGAAACTGACCAGCTGAAGAGCAACAATTTTAGAGATTATATCCACAAAGAAGATATCGAATTATTAGAGGATCATTTGGCAAAACTCCAAACTACAAAAAGGGTTCAATTGCCTTCTTATAGAGTGAAAGGCGCCGATAATAATTGGCGCTGGATGGAAACTATTATGACAGATCTTACCGATGAGCCGGCAATTGGAGGTATTGTGATGAATTCCAGGGATATTACCGAATTTGTAGAACAGGAGAAGGAGCTGCTGGAAAGTTTAACTCGATATAATATCGTTGCTAAGGCTACAAGTGATATTATTACAGATTACGATATTGAAAGGTATGAAATTAGGGTAAGTGAGGCCACCTTCAAGTTTTTTGGTTATAAAAAATTAAATGGAATTTATTCAGGGGAATGGTGGAATGAAAAGATCCATCCTGATGATCAGGCAGAGGTGAAAGCGGCAGCCAAAAAGATGAAAGAGGAGGGACTAAAGAATCTTACGATAGAATACAGGTTCCAATGTGCAGATGGATCCTATAAATACATTCTGGACCGTAGTTATCTCATGATGGATGAAAATGGCGAGCCTATAAGAATAATAGGTTCAATGCAGGATATAACTGAAAGAAAACATCATTTAATTGCTATTGAGAATCATAATAAACGTTTGAAAGAAATTGCCTGGACGCAATCCCATACTGTTAGAGCTCCCCTCGCAAAAGTTATGGGACTGGTAGATTTACTTCTTAATTATAAAAATGATTTAGAAAACATTGATGAAATACTGGAAAATATTTTAATTTCAGCAAATGAGCTTGATAGTATTATCAGGCGAATAGCGACCCAAACCGAATAG
- a CDS encoding response regulator, which translates to MLRTIIVDDDEIVTFLQKKIVSKCELDANPLSFKDAEEALDFLGEESDPEEDYLIMLDINMPKMNGWQFLEEIKNVPKNERFHVVMVTSSIDRKDKRDAANDPHVVDFIEKPVSAKHCAKLKGISKLEKYFEES; encoded by the coding sequence ATGTTAAGAACAATAATAGTAGATGATGATGAAATAGTGACCTTCCTGCAAAAGAAAATAGTTTCCAAATGCGAATTGGATGCCAATCCATTATCTTTTAAGGATGCAGAAGAAGCACTTGATTTTTTAGGAGAGGAATCAGATCCAGAAGAAGATTATCTTATCATGCTGGACATTAATATGCCTAAAATGAATGGCTGGCAATTTTTGGAGGAAATAAAGAACGTGCCCAAAAATGAACGTTTTCATGTTGTTATGGTCACATCTTCAATCGATAGAAAAGATAAGCGGGACGCGGCAAATGATCCACACGTGGTAGACTTTATTGAAAAGCCCGTGTCGGCAAAGCATTGCGCAAAATTGAAGGGAATTTCTAAACTCGAAAAATACTTCGAGGAGAGCTAA
- a CDS encoding endonuclease/exonuclease/phosphatase family protein gives MSLGEILILFFTILMCIPTIASLTRFDIWWVRGFDFPRIQISFLIICVIVFSFFVYDFSEAWHYIAIGVLIFSLLYQFKKIFPYTYLSKKQVLKFKGSDPNATISILVSNVLTPNKRSDKLIALINDRKPDLVLTLESDKRWEEELSVIEEDYKYNIKIPKDNLYGMHLYSKLELDDIKVRNLVQEDIPSIHGNVILRNGKKIRLHCLHPMPPSPTESETSTNRDAELLMVGRDIDAEKDSILVIGDLNDVAWSRTTRLFQKLSGLMDPRKGRGFFNTFHSKYFLLRWPLDHVFHTKDFTLIEIARERNIGSDHFPMYINLNYEPTAEAINEDTDAPAQEEENWAEEKIQNADPLMKKIEFSSPRSIFRV, from the coding sequence ATGAGCCTAGGAGAAATTCTAATCCTGTTTTTTACCATTTTAATGTGTATCCCCACCATCGCATCCCTTACAAGGTTTGATATCTGGTGGGTTCGAGGTTTTGATTTTCCCCGAATACAAATTAGTTTTCTAATCATTTGCGTAATCGTATTCTCATTTTTTGTTTACGATTTCTCTGAAGCCTGGCATTATATAGCTATTGGAGTTCTTATATTTAGTCTTTTATATCAATTCAAGAAGATCTTTCCTTATACCTATCTTTCTAAGAAACAAGTACTGAAATTTAAAGGAAGTGATCCCAATGCAACTATTTCAATACTAGTGAGCAATGTTTTAACTCCTAACAAAAGGAGCGATAAACTTATTGCGCTAATTAATGACCGGAAACCAGATTTGGTGCTTACTTTGGAATCTGACAAACGATGGGAAGAAGAACTATCTGTAATAGAAGAAGACTATAAATACAACATCAAGATCCCAAAAGATAATTTATACGGAATGCACCTATATTCCAAACTGGAATTAGACGACATAAAAGTTAGAAATCTGGTACAGGAAGATATACCTTCCATCCACGGAAACGTGATTTTAAGGAACGGTAAAAAGATAAGGTTACATTGTCTTCACCCAATGCCACCGAGTCCTACAGAAAGTGAGACTTCAACAAACAGGGATGCAGAATTATTAATGGTAGGAAGAGATATTGATGCCGAGAAAGATTCAATTCTTGTTATAGGAGACCTTAATGATGTTGCCTGGTCCAGAACCACAAGGCTTTTTCAAAAATTAAGTGGTCTAATGGATCCAAGAAAAGGAAGAGGTTTTTTCAATACTTTTCATTCCAAGTATTTTCTCCTTAGATGGCCCCTGGACCACGTTTTCCATACAAAAGACTTTACTCTGATAGAAATTGCAAGAGAAAGAAATATTGGTTCAGATCACTTTCCCATGTACATCAATTTAAATTATGAACCAACAGCTGAAGCTATCAACGAGGATACAGATGCACCGGCTCAGGAAGAAGAAAATTGGGCAGAAGAAAAGATCCAGAATGCAGATCCTTTAATGAAAAAGATCGAATTTAGCTCTCCTCGAAGTATTTTTCGAGTTTAG
- a CDS encoding phosphatase PAP2 family protein: MKNAAPFLLMFCMCMSLFSQESSSPYETEFWKDGSWIAGSTALNVLGVITIQNKDNLTDNDLENLNGKDIWGINRGAVGNYSLEADELSYVPFYASFASPLLFLLGEDERKNFGQISVMFVETMATTGAIFTITAGTVQKSRPLVYNEDLSAEERKDSDAQRSFFAGHTAATAAATFFSAKVFQDFNPNSPAVPYVWAGAVAVPAYVGYLRTKAGKHFLTDNLIGFGIGAACGILVPEIHKIGNEKLDIYPTSQTNVMGTGIDTKGIALNYTF, translated from the coding sequence ATGAAAAATGCCGCCCCCTTTTTATTAATGTTCTGTATGTGCATGTCTCTATTTTCACAAGAAAGTTCATCGCCTTATGAAACTGAATTTTGGAAGGATGGCTCATGGATTGCAGGATCCACAGCGTTAAATGTGCTTGGTGTAATCACCATTCAGAATAAAGATAATTTGACTGATAACGATTTGGAAAACCTTAATGGAAAAGACATTTGGGGAATTAATCGTGGAGCTGTCGGGAATTACTCTTTGGAGGCAGATGAGCTAAGCTACGTGCCTTTTTATGCTTCTTTTGCGAGCCCGTTATTATTCCTTTTAGGAGAAGATGAGCGAAAGAATTTCGGTCAGATTTCAGTGATGTTTGTGGAAACAATGGCTACAACCGGCGCAATTTTCACTATCACTGCCGGAACTGTACAAAAAAGCAGACCGCTAGTTTATAATGAAGATCTTTCGGCCGAAGAAAGAAAAGATTCTGATGCCCAAAGATCCTTTTTTGCAGGTCATACTGCGGCAACAGCTGCCGCTACTTTTTTCAGCGCAAAGGTATTTCAGGATTTCAATCCCAATTCCCCTGCTGTTCCGTATGTGTGGGCCGGTGCGGTTGCTGTACCCGCATATGTTGGATATTTGAGAACTAAAGCGGGTAAACACTTCTTAACAGATAACTTAATTGGTTTTGGTATTGGTGCTGCTTGTGGTATATTAGTTCCTGAAATTCACAAGATCGGGAATGAAAAACTGGATATATATCCAACCTCGCAAACCAATGTTATGGGAACCGGAATTGATACCAAGGGTATTGCTTTGAATTATACATTTTAA
- a CDS encoding magnesium chelatase, which produces MNKDKIKKLGDLKKAGYESKSIKEELRDNLKDKIRKGENAFEGIHGYDYTVIPELERAILSRHNINLLGLRGQAKTRLARLMVNLLDEWIPTIEGSEINDDPLNPISRFAKDLIIAKGDETPIEWIHREDRFFEKLATPDVTVADLIGDVDPIKAANLRLSYADDRVIHFGMIPRANRSIFVINELPDLQARIQVALFNILQEGDIQIRGFKLRLPLDMQFVFTANPEDYTNRGSIVTPLKDRIGSQILTHYPENIEIAKTITSQEAQLDTRQRELVHVPEMAKDLLEQISFEARDSEFIDHKSGVSARMSITAFENLLSTAERRAIKNGEEETLLRFGDFLGVIPSITGKVELVYEGEQEGAAFVAQQLIGDAVKTLFPDYFPKIEKLQKPDATTPYDDLVEWFFESSGFELPDDLPDSEYKEKLDSIEPLNKLIEKYQPELKTEDKYFMKEFLLWALVEYKKLSKQRFSKGLQFKDLYGSYISGL; this is translated from the coding sequence ATGAACAAGGACAAGATAAAGAAGTTAGGAGACCTCAAAAAAGCAGGTTACGAGAGTAAAAGCATTAAAGAGGAACTTAGAGATAATCTTAAGGACAAGATCAGAAAAGGCGAAAATGCCTTTGAAGGAATTCATGGTTACGATTATACTGTTATACCGGAATTGGAAAGAGCGATTCTTTCCCGACATAATATTAACCTCCTTGGACTACGAGGTCAGGCGAAAACAAGGCTGGCTAGGTTGATGGTTAACCTATTGGATGAATGGATACCTACGATCGAAGGATCTGAGATCAATGACGATCCATTAAACCCAATAAGCAGGTTTGCCAAGGATCTTATTATCGCCAAGGGAGATGAAACTCCTATTGAATGGATTCACCGCGAAGATAGGTTCTTTGAGAAGCTGGCGACACCAGATGTTACTGTGGCAGATCTTATTGGAGATGTAGATCCTATTAAAGCAGCGAACTTAAGACTAAGTTATGCAGATGACCGCGTTATCCATTTTGGTATGATCCCGCGGGCTAACCGTAGTATTTTTGTTATCAACGAGTTGCCAGATCTCCAGGCTAGGATACAGGTTGCACTTTTCAACATACTTCAGGAAGGAGATATTCAGATTAGAGGTTTTAAACTTAGATTACCTTTGGATATGCAATTCGTATTTACGGCTAATCCTGAAGATTATACCAATAGAGGTAGTATAGTAACCCCTCTTAAGGATCGTATTGGTTCTCAGATACTGACGCATTATCCTGAAAATATTGAGATTGCTAAAACTATTACTTCTCAGGAAGCACAATTAGACACGAGACAAAGGGAATTAGTTCATGTGCCTGAAATGGCCAAGGATCTTCTTGAGCAGATCAGTTTTGAAGCGAGGGATAGTGAATTTATAGATCATAAAAGTGGTGTTAGTGCCAGAATGAGCATCACTGCATTTGAAAATTTATTGAGTACTGCCGAAAGGAGGGCTATCAAAAACGGTGAAGAAGAAACATTATTAAGATTTGGTGATTTTCTGGGAGTGATCCCTTCAATCACCGGAAAGGTCGAGTTGGTTTACGAAGGTGAACAGGAAGGAGCTGCTTTTGTTGCACAGCAACTAATTGGTGATGCTGTTAAAACTTTGTTTCCAGATTATTTTCCGAAGATTGAAAAACTGCAAAAACCAGACGCAACAACGCCTTATGATGATTTGGTGGAGTGGTTCTTTGAAAGCTCTGGTTTTGAATTACCTGATGACCTTCCAGATTCAGAATACAAGGAAAAGCTGGATTCTATTGAACCTTTGAATAAATTGATCGAGAAATACCAACCGGAACTTAAAACTGAAGATAAGTACTTTATGAAAGAGTTTCTTTTATGGGCACTAGTAGAGTATAAAAAACTGAGCAAGCAGAGGTTTTCAAAAGGTCTTCAATTTAAAGATCTATATGGAAGCTACATAAGCGGATTATAA
- the thrA gene encoding bifunctional aspartate kinase/homoserine dehydrogenase I: protein MYILKFGGSSLATSERIKLVAQTIQEHLKKDAVISVFSAFGGVTNDLLLMAELASKEDLTYKEILEKNEKRHLEVVRELIPVTAQSSILSQVKNQFNRLETLYEGVYLLNELSDKTKHVISGFGEILSSLIIAEYFKSLNLDSLFTDSRELIVCKNTNEKVLVNYEVTNSKLKDFFEKNKADFYIVPGFVAKNDQGVPSTLGRGGSDFTAAIIAGALDLEKVFIYTDVNGMFTANPNLVPQAYSLKNISYEEAMELSHFGAKVLYPPTLQPLLDKNIEIHIKNTFEPDEPGTLISKSSKKNFRWVTGITHIDSIKLLNIEGSGMVGIPGFSKRFFEILFQEHINVVLITQASSEHSICIAVKADEAEKAKEALDEAFEAEITFKKIKPVEIEDNVSIIALVGDRMKSHHGLSGKMFSALGNNNINIRAIAQGSSERNISAVIAKKDVTKALNTLHEQFFEVPSKELNLFVTGVGNVGSKLLDQLKKQETYLLEKLRLKVRVLAVSNSRKMLFNEDGIDLDHWKEDLDKAEKADKKEFFNRVKQYNLRNSIFVDNTASAEISEWYKEYLANSISVVTCNKIACADAYENYENLQNLAREYGASFHYETNVGAGLPIIDTLQNLMASGDRIRKIQAVLSGSLNFVFNNYDASEPFYKVVETAMKEGYTEPDPKIDLSGVDVARKILILSRESGLKLELEDIERDNFLSEESLNSESNEKFFELLKRDEPEFEKLYKDAEQNSAELKYVAQLENGKAKVGLQKVDAQHPFANLSGSDNIVLFFTDRYPEQPLIVKGAGAGAEVTASGIFADIIRIGKK from the coding sequence ATGTATATCCTGAAATTTGGCGGCTCATCTTTAGCCACTTCAGAGCGAATTAAACTAGTAGCTCAAACTATTCAAGAACATTTAAAAAAGGATGCTGTCATTTCAGTATTTTCGGCATTTGGAGGGGTGACCAACGACCTTCTTCTAATGGCCGAACTCGCGTCAAAGGAAGATCTTACTTATAAAGAGATTCTTGAGAAGAATGAAAAAAGACACCTGGAAGTGGTTCGAGAACTTATTCCTGTCACCGCACAAAGCAGTATTCTCAGCCAGGTCAAAAATCAGTTTAACCGGCTGGAGACATTATATGAGGGAGTATACCTTCTAAATGAACTATCGGACAAGACCAAACATGTGATTTCCGGTTTTGGTGAGATCCTTAGCTCCTTAATCATTGCGGAATATTTTAAAAGTCTGAACCTGGATAGCCTGTTTACAGATTCCCGGGAGCTGATTGTTTGTAAGAATACAAACGAGAAAGTGCTTGTTAATTATGAGGTTACCAATAGTAAATTAAAAGATTTTTTTGAAAAGAATAAAGCCGACTTTTACATAGTTCCTGGTTTTGTCGCGAAAAATGACCAGGGTGTTCCCAGTACTTTAGGTAGGGGAGGATCAGATTTTACCGCAGCTATCATTGCCGGGGCTCTGGACCTGGAAAAAGTGTTTATCTATACCGACGTTAACGGGATGTTTACGGCTAATCCTAACCTTGTTCCTCAAGCATATTCACTTAAGAATATATCTTATGAAGAGGCTATGGAACTATCACATTTTGGTGCGAAAGTGCTTTACCCGCCAACTTTGCAGCCATTACTGGATAAGAATATAGAGATCCATATTAAGAATACATTTGAGCCTGATGAACCGGGAACCCTGATCTCAAAATCCAGCAAAAAGAATTTCAGGTGGGTAACTGGTATTACTCATATCGACTCCATTAAATTATTGAATATTGAAGGTAGCGGCATGGTTGGTATCCCAGGTTTCTCCAAGCGTTTCTTTGAGATCCTTTTTCAGGAGCATATAAATGTTGTTCTAATTACTCAAGCCTCTTCAGAACATAGTATTTGTATTGCGGTGAAAGCCGATGAAGCTGAGAAAGCTAAAGAAGCTCTGGATGAAGCATTCGAAGCGGAGATCACTTTCAAGAAAATTAAACCGGTAGAAATTGAGGATAATGTTTCCATTATCGCACTGGTTGGTGACCGCATGAAAAGTCACCATGGCTTAAGCGGTAAAATGTTTAGTGCCCTGGGGAATAACAACATCAATATAAGAGCTATAGCGCAGGGTTCTTCAGAACGGAATATATCTGCAGTCATTGCTAAGAAAGATGTCACCAAGGCGCTTAATACGCTTCATGAGCAGTTCTTCGAGGTTCCTTCTAAAGAACTTAACCTTTTTGTAACCGGAGTTGGAAACGTTGGAAGTAAATTATTAGACCAATTGAAAAAACAGGAGACTTACCTGCTGGAAAAATTACGATTGAAGGTAAGAGTACTTGCCGTTTCAAATTCTAGGAAAATGCTTTTCAATGAGGATGGAATTGATCTTGATCATTGGAAAGAGGATCTGGATAAAGCTGAAAAAGCCGATAAAAAGGAATTTTTTAACCGGGTTAAACAATACAACCTGCGTAATAGTATTTTCGTTGATAACACTGCCAGCGCCGAAATTTCTGAATGGTATAAAGAATACCTCGCAAATTCCATTTCGGTGGTTACCTGCAATAAGATTGCCTGTGCAGATGCTTATGAGAATTATGAAAATCTACAAAACCTGGCCAGGGAATATGGTGCTTCTTTCCACTATGAAACCAATGTGGGCGCGGGATTACCAATCATAGATACTTTACAGAATTTAATGGCTTCGGGTGACCGAATCAGGAAGATCCAGGCAGTGCTTTCTGGTAGCCTGAACTTTGTATTCAATAATTATGATGCTTCAGAGCCTTTTTATAAAGTGGTGGAAACAGCTATGAAAGAAGGTTATACCGAACCAGACCCAAAGATCGATCTTAGCGGAGTGGATGTTGCCAGGAAAATTCTGATCCTTTCACGAGAAAGCGGACTTAAACTGGAACTGGAAGATATTGAAAGAGATAATTTTCTTTCTGAAGAAAGTTTGAATTCAGAGTCGAATGAAAAATTCTTTGAATTACTAAAACGGGATGAACCGGAGTTCGAGAAGCTATATAAAGATGCTGAGCAAAATAGTGCTGAATTAAAATATGTCGCGCAACTGGAAAATGGCAAGGCTAAAGTGGGCCTTCAGAAAGTAGATGCCCAGCACCCATTTGCCAATTTAAGCGGAAGCGATAATATCGTATTGTTCTTTACAGATCGATATCCCGAGCAGCCTTTGATCGTAAAAGGAGCTGGTGCAGGAGCTGAGGTTACTGCCTCTGGTATATTTGCCGATATCATAAGAATAGGAAAGAAATAA